The Paenibacillus sp. BIC5C1 DNA segment CAACGTTACAATCGCTGATTCAGGTCAGGGAATACGTGCACAGGACATGCCTTTTGTTTTTGAACGTTATTTTAAAGGCCAGACTTCCTGGTCAAACCGAAACGCTCACGAAGGGACAGGCCTAGGTTTGTCTATCTGCAAAAGCATTATTGAGGCGCACGGAGGACATATCTCCTTTTCAAGCAAAGAAGGACAGGGTACAACCTTTCAGTTTAATCTCCCAATCTGCTAAGTGAATAAGAGACCCTGTCTGGTCATATGGTGCCTGTAATACTTTATTCATAATTTGATAAGGCTTCATCAATATCCCTCCTTTAGAATGAACCCTATATTACAATCGGGAGTGATCATACGTGGCGAAAAAAACCATCATTCGTGCACAGAATCTGTGCAAGACGTACAATACGGGCAGTGAACAATATCATGCCATTCGCAACGTCGATCTTGATATTTATGAAGGGGACTTCACAGTCATCATGGGTAATTCCGGTTCAGGCAAATCAACATTACTCTATCTGATGAGCGGGCTTGACCATGTGACCGCCGGCGAAGTCTATTTTCGGGATCAACGTATTGACGCCTACAGTGAACGGAAAATGTCCGACTTCCGTATCCGCAGGATCGGATATATCTATCAGAGCATCAATCTGGTCCCTGACCTTTCCATCAAAGAAAATATCGCATTGCCGGGGTATATTGCCGGAACTAAGAAAAACGAAGTACAAACAAGAACCTCTCAACTAATGAATGCCATGGATATTGACGGTCAGCGTAATCGACTTCCTTCTCAGACTTCGGGAGGTCAGCAGCAAAGGGCTGCCATTGCACGTGCTCTAATCAATTCTCCGGATATCCTCTTTGCCGATGAACCTACTGGAAGCTTGAATTATGAACATGGCAATGCCGTGTTGGATATCTTGACCGATATCAACCGAAAAGGACAATCTGTTGTCATGGTTACACATGATATCAAGGCAGCCTGTCGGGCAGATCGGCTTATTTTCATCCGGGATGGTAAGGTTGGCGGCATTATGGAGTTTGAGAAATATGATGAACATCAGATCCAGGATCGGGAATCGATGGTCTTTGCTTTTGTGTCGGGGAAGGAGTAATCTATGGCTGCCATGTTGAAACTGAGCCTCTCTTACCTGAGCAGAAGTAAAATCCAAAACCTATTTATCGCTCTGCTGATTCTGCTTTCTACACTCCTGGTATCTACGGCGGTCATCATCCTGACCAACACAGGTAATCAATTTAAGGAAATGCATGATCAAGCTAATGGATCTCATCAGATTCTGACGTTTGAGAAAGGGTTGAATGATCCCAACGATGTACATCAATGGTGGGCTGCTCAGGAAGGAATCGAAGTATCTCCATTACTGACCTATCGAACATTATCAGGCATCGCCCTTAAGGGTACGGATATTCCCAACGTTTATCTTTACATGCTTGACACCCCTCCACCCCCATGGGATGTGGATGAACTCATTTTTTCATATGGAACTTCAAGCGCTGTTCCTGAGCAAGGTACGGTCTGGATTCCGACTTCATTGGCCAATGCCTACAGTATCTCGGCAGGAGATACGATAGGCTTCAAGACAGGTTCCAGCACACTTGATCTGAAGGTATCCGGCATTGTGGTCGATGTGCCATATGGAGCCCCCTTCACCAACACAGCACGCGTGTGGATGAATCCCACAGATTATCAAACGGATTTCGATTCAATCGCGGGTAAAGACAATTATATGATGGGTATCCATTTCGACGATTACAGCACCAATCCAAGCTATTGGGAACGTTACGTGAACGAGAAGGGAACTCCTTTCCTGGAAACCAAGATGGAGTTCGAGAGCATCTCCTCTTTCTATCTGATCATCAACCAAATCATTGGATTCATCATGATATTCCTAGGTATTGTTATGCTTGTAATCGCCCTTATTACTATCGGATTCACGATTTCGGATGCTATTCTGGCCAACTATAAAACGATCGGCATTCTCAAGTCACTGGGCCTCACTTCAAACAGAACCATATGTACATATGTTATGCAGTACTCCTTACTATCCGTTGTTGCCATTCTCCCGGGCATCACACTGAGCGTAGTGGTATCGAAATTTATCATTAATATCTCCGTGTCTTCCCTTCAGGTAGGCAATCGTCATATTGAGATTAACGGCATTAGTGAAGCCATGTTAGTAGGTGTGTCCCTGTTTTCACTGGTAATATTATTTGTCATTCTGTATGCAAAAAAAACACGCAGCATCGAGCCTGTTCAAGCCATCCGCTATGGAATGTCAGAGACGGATCATGCTCGCATGACAAACCGGATAAATTCGCCATTAGGTAATTGGGTTGGTTTTGCCCGTTTGCCTGTAACCGTGGTCATCGGAATTCGCAATTTGATCAAGAACACCAAAAGTTCTGTTTTGATGCTGCTGCTGACCACAATGGCTTCCTCCGTACTGGTGCTGGGGTATGTTCTATTGACCAGCATTACTGGAATTTATCAGACTGCCGCTCAATGGGGTTATGACAACGCCCATATCGCAGCTGTCGTTGTTAACAAAAATACTTTTCCCCAGGCTGAGCTGAAGCAAGTGTTAGGAAAGGACTCGAGGATTAGAACTGTAGGGTGGCAAGGAAACATTACCGGAGTAGTTAGTCCAGAATCTACATCAGAAATGCAGGGCCAATCCACCAGCCTATATCTGAGTGTACTCGACGGAAGTTATCAGGAGCTTGGGTTTGAGACGCTAAAAGGAGATAATCCTCGTCAAGCGAATGAAGTTGCCATTGGTGTAAGTGTCGCTAAGACATTAAATAAAGAACTCGGTGACCTCATGGAACTTTACATTGAGGGAAAAAAACGCACTTTCATCATCACCGGGATCTATCAAGCGATCGCCAACATGTCCGTATCAGGTCGGATTACCATCGATGCCATGAGAACGGTGAACCCGTCTTACGGTGATTTCGATGCCATTTTCATCAATTTAATAGATCCAGCGCAAGCCGATGTGGTTGCAGGTGAATTAAATGAGCAATTCAAAGCTTCCGCTTCAGTCGTAACCCAAAAAACACTGCTCGATTCGGTCTATGCAGAAGCCGCTGACATCTTCGTCTATCCTATCAGCTTAATTGGGTTATTGTTTATCCTTGCTACATTCATTATTATTTTCAGTACCTGCCGGATCAGTATCCGCAAAGAAAGCAGAACGTACGGAATCTACAAATCCATCGGCATGACATCTCGTCGCATTCGATCGTCGGTTGCCATGGGAATTACGATTTTGTCCACCATTGGAGCGGTACTGGGTACCTTAGTAGGTGTGTATGTACTACCTATGCTACTTGAGACGGTCCTTTCTGGGTATGGCATCGTATATCTTCCACTTATTTTAAATTGGGGAGGCATTATTTTGTTCGCTTTTCTAAGCATTAGCGCAGCAGCTCTTGGCTCCTGGTTCTCATCAAGAGTTATTCGTGAAGCATCCCCTCGTATGTTGGTTATTGAATAAACGTAGGCAAAAGATTAACATTTCGTGAGGGGGAATTCGACTTCCCCCTCATTTTTTTAATCCGTCGATGAACCGGAATCTTTAATATTCAACTTCACATCATATGTCACGGGAATTTGACTAAACGTTTCATCCCAGTTTTTTTTGACCTTTGTCCATACTTTAGGATATTTGATCCTTAACTGCTCTCCAAATCCGGCTACTTCCACCCGATAGGTATTCTGCATTTTACCCATAACCTGATGTATTTGTTCTTTGACGGTATCCGCAAACTGTACCTCCAAACCCTGAATGTACTCATCTGTTGAAGGAATCTCTGGAGCACTCCAATCTTCCATCAGTTGGCCTTCTGATTCAATCTTTACATGAAAAGAAATGTTATCGCCTTGAACTTTTGGCGTAATTTTACTCTTGCTAGACTTGATTTCGTACGTTACCGTATGCCCCTTAGGCGGAGCGTACGATTTCACCGCTCCTTCTTGGGCCTCCCCAGTTATCCAGGACAATCCTTCAAGTTCAATCTGATTTAAGGATCCGATCCACTTTTTCGTTTTTCCTTTATAGATCTCTGCCCCTGAGAATTTATGCTCACCTTCAGCTGTAAGGACATTTTGCAGTAAAAAGCTTGCTCCTGACTGCATCTTCCCGTCAAGTTTCGCGAGAGATACTGGAGGGAGAATCTTGTTGGAGCGGTATGAGTTAGCCACCACCCCCTTCAAATAAAACGCTGGGATCTCACCCGGCTCCTTGGAGCTAAGAGCTTCCAAGGCTGTTCCATGACTTACCAGAACAAGGGAGCTAGGACGGATATCATTATCTCGCAAAATAAAATCAAGTAGCTGCTCCAGGCTATATTTCTTGGTCAATTCATGGGAAACAACAATGACCTTTAAATGATGACCAATAAGCGGACGGTCTCTTCTTAGAGCAAACTGACGAAAGATCTGAAACAGGGAATCTCCGGTTAACCTTTCATTCAAAAAAGACTGCCCCACGGAAGCACCGGCATTTTTTTGATTTTCCTGTTTGGGTCCAATTCGCGGAACGATCTGTACGGTAGCTGTAAAATTGTTATTCTTGGGATAATGACCCCCTTGTTGATTAATACTCTTTTCAAATTTTGATTCGTCAGCCACGTCAAGCCCTAAACCCACATAAACACTTAGATCTTCGATTTCTTTACTGCTCCAGCATCCAGACGTAAACAATAGCAGCAACAATGTTAACAAAATGGTGAACTGCCTTCTGAAGCTGCTCAATTGTACTTTCCTCCTTTTTTTCGGATCATACTCAACAACAGAAGCAAAAGTGGTACAACCCCAAACAAATATATGGATACATTCCCGACAGCATCGCCTAGTTTGAACGTGTCGTTCGCATTCTCTGGTAGCATAGCAATGATGTAAATGATGGGAAGCAAAATGATCATAAATGGTAGCAGTTTTTTCTTAAACAATTGTGAGCATCCGAGAGAAGCAGCATAATGGGTAATGGTAGAAGTAGAGAAAATCTGCATAATCCAGATAACCAGCAACAAGGATTCGAATCGCTCGAAGACCAAACCTTCGATTTCAAAGCTGCGCATCAAGTCAAGGGTTGGCCACGTTCTTGTTTTCATGCCTTCAATGGATAAGCTGCCAATGACCATAACCAAGGTGATCAAGTAGATGCCCATAGGAATAAGGATGCCCCAGACCATGGCCTTCTTTCCCTTTTCCGGATTTCTCATAAAAGCCATCACTACAAACATGATTTCATAACCTGTATACGCTAAAGTCGTAGGCTTAAGACCTTTAATAACAGGCATAATCCCCTCTCCCAACACAGGTCTCAAATTATTGATTTCAAACAGGTTACTGCTCAGAAAAATGGCCAGCACAAAAAGAATTAGCGTAATGGGCAAAATGATCTCATACAAGCGAGCCATCGAATTGACACCACCTGAGATCAGATAAAAACCGATCCACATAAACACCATGACAATGGCCCATACCGGGGTTCCCTCCAATAAATATAAACCGGTGACATCAGCCATCACCCTGATTTCAAAGGCAGAGATAGTAATGAAATATGCGATGATTATTACTCCCAAGATATAAGCAATCCACTTTCCCGTAATTTCCTCAGTGAATTGGAAAACCGTCTTCCCTGGAAATCGTCGGCACAGAGTCACCAGGATTATCCCCATCAACATAACGAACAGACCGGACAATATTATTGAAATCCATACGTCAGGCGTACCTGCAGCCGTCACCGTGGTTCGAGGAAGTGTGAGGATTCCTGCACCCAACATGTAGTTGATGATAAAGGCTGCGGCTTGAACTGTCGTCAGTTGGTCTTGTTTACGATTCATGGTTCACCTCCTGAATATCCGATATGCCTACTTTTTGCGATCAGGGTCTTTTGGATGCATCATACTTGGACGCTTCTTCATCATTCCTAAAGGTGCTCGGATAAAGAAATCTTTCCAATCCGATAAGCTGTAAGGTACAGCCGGAGTGACATAAGGTACTCCAAAGCTCTTTAACCGAACGAGATGACTGCAGAGCAACAAGAAAAACATGACTACCCCAAACAATCCATAGGTCGCCGCACTGAACATTCCTACAAAACGCAATATACGAAGTGTTATCCCGGCACTATATGTAGGGATGGAGAATGAAGAAATCGCAGTGACTGCCACAACAATAACCAGAAAGGGGCTGACAATTCCGGCCTGTACGGCGGCATCCCCAATAATTAGACCACCTACGATACCCATTGCTGGCCCAATTGGCTTGGGTAGACGTATGCCTGCTTCCCGCAAAATTTCAATCGAGGTTTCCATAATCAGCGCCTCAATAACAGACGGGAAAGGCACACCTTGTCTAGTTTGAATAATGGTTAAAGCGAGCTTGGTCGGAATAAGACCCGGATGGAATGAAATAAAGGAGATATACAAAGCAGGTGCTAGCAGTGCAATCGTAGCAGCCAAGAAACGAAGCATACGCAGAAACGTCCCCGGAATCCAGCGCTCGTAATAATCTTCGGGAGATTGAAGCAGCATGCTAAAGGTCGATGGTACTATTAATGCAAATGGTGTCCCATCCAGTAAAATAGCTACACGCCCCTCTAACAACCCACTGACTACACGGTCGGGCCTCTCTGTATTCTGAATCTGTTGAAAAGGACTCAGTTCATCATCTTCAATCAATTGTTCCACATACCCGGATTCAAGCATGATATCCATGTCCAGGTTCTGGATTCGTTTTTCCACCTCGGTGACCAGCTTGGCATTGGCAATATCTGCGATATACGCAATAACCAGATCCCTCTTAACCCTGGCTCCCACCTGATGTTTGCTCATAAACAACTCATTATTGCCTCCGAATTGCCGCAATATTCCGGTATTATCACTTAACCGCTCCGTAAAACCGATTCTTGGCCCACGAAGCAGTGCCTCAGATACCGGCTCTTCAAGGCTACGACTTTTCCCTTTGGCTGAGCCAACAAGAAGAGCACTGGCCACTCCTTCAATAAATAGAGCATTTTTGCCGTTAAGAACCGCTTGCGCCGCTTGTTGCAGCGTCTCCGCTTCCTGAAGTTCACCAACAGGCAAAAGACTACTTTTTACGTAAGCTTTGACCTCATTTTCATCTCTTGGTACTTCAAATATATTCCGCTCTGAATCGGGAACCCCCTTAATCATAAGGGGCGTGAAGATGTGAGTATCTAACCGATCATGATCAACTAACCCTTCCACGAAAATGACAGCTGCGGGTGTATTCGTTCCTCTTATCATAAACTCTCGTATACATACGTCTGAATTTTGCCCAAACGTTGTTTTTACACTTATCAGATCTTTAGCATAATCCCCGGTCAGCCGTATATTTGCGTAATTTCCAGTCTCTTCGTCCGAAGAAGAAATGATTGATGCATTCTGATTTTGTTGATCTTTATTGGTAAAGGTTCCTTTCTTTAAGGATGATCGCAACCACTGATACCCCTTCATGTACAATATCGGTATCAAAAATAATAAAAAGGCCTGTCCCCAAATTGGCCACTCCGGCAAATAAGCAAGTATTTTCGACCACATCCGGCTCACCCCATTATCTAGACTTTCTTGGTAACTTTGAGTATTGTTTCCCCGATTGCTCACAATAATTCCCGTTTTTTTGAACGACAAAAAAGCAGATGCCTCTATTGGCACCCGCTTCCCTACAGGGTTATGGAGTTTTCCTTGTCTATACGATTTTGGTTACGTGCTGTGCCTTCTCATCCAGTAGATGTGCAGACGCCGCAATGGTTGTAAAATCATTCAGTGCGACCTCGATCTGCTGCTGGCTTCGCTCCACATATCCTTCTACCTTCTGTGTTCCCCCAGAAATGTTCGTAATCTCTTTCGTTATCCCATTCACACTATCCCGAATCTCATTAATGGAATTTTCGACCATGGCCGATAGTTTGCGTACTTCCTTGGCTACTACATCGAACCCGCGCCCATATTCGCCCGCATGCGCCGCTTCAATCGCAGCGTTCAGAGCCAGCAGCTGAGTCTGCGACGCAATTTCGCGGATCGTTTTAACAACTCCCTGGATAGAACGAGCCTGTTCTTGCAAATGACTCAGTGTCGCTCGGTTGTGGGCAGAAACTTCAGATATATACGTGATACTGGACATCAGCTCACGGCTTCGCTCAATACCGATATCAGCATGTTCATTCAAATCATGTGACATCGTCTTCAGTTCGTTAACTACAGCTGTAATATTATTTTGACGGCTTGTGATATTGGTAGCTATTTTGGACACACCCAAAATATTCTGATTCAACTCATCATAGACAGGCATATATGTCGCCTCAAGCCATACGGGATTTCCCTTTGCATCCTTGCGTTCAACCTTGTCCTGGAAGCTAGTACCGTTAAAAATACTGCTCCAAAATGCGTTATAGTCAGGGCTTTTCGCGAACTCGTCGAAACAAAATTGCTCATGCTGCATACCGTACATCTCCGCTACGGTATAGCCCATCGTCTGGGCAAAGACTTCATTTACATAAGTAACCTGACGATCCATATCGAATCGAATGATAGCCAGGCTTTTCTCCATCGCCTTAATGACCAACGCATCGGTAACAACATCTTTTTTTTCCACATCTACTATAGGCAAAGCAATCCCCACTCCCTGACTCTTCCCATGATTAAACCGTTCTCATTCTGGCAGTTCCTGCTGTAGTGCAATTATGTACTCAACTGAATAGAGACGACTCTATTATTGTATACTCCAATTGCAGTCAATTGGATCACTCCCAAATCAATTAACAAAAATACATTGCGGTTTGACTTTTTATACCCAATAAACTAACTGTCTAAACATTATATTTCATGAGCAAATTCTAACACAAAAAGAGGCGGATTAACCGCCCCTAATTATGGTATAACCTTCCATACTTCTGATGTTATCTGTAGTCGTCTCTGTGTATTAAGCTGCCCTATTCATCTATCAGCCTCGCGGCAATTTGTCAGCATACCGAATCCGCAGATCAGCGAGTAACTCCAGCTTGGACAACGCCTGCTCCTTCTGCCTCAATCCCACCGCCAGCACCAACTGCTCCATTAAGAGGAGCGGAGTAACCATGGAATGAAATTCACCAAGCTCCCCTCTGCTGACATAAAAAGATAACTCCGTCGCCAAGCCATATAAGAGGTCTTCCCGATCTGTTACAAGTACGGCTTTGCTGCCCGTATCTCTGGCATAATCCAGAATGACTTCTGCTTCAGGCAAGAGTCTTGTAAAGCACATCAGCAGCACAACATCCTCCCGCTGCATGTGCATCAGTGTTTCCAATATTTCATGACCACCTCCGGCTAGATTGATGACCGTCAATCCGAATCGGGATAGCCGAAAGGACAATAATTCTGCCAATCCTGCGGAGGGCCCTGGAGCATATACATATACTCTTCGTGCTTCTGCAAGGATGGCTGCTGCGTGCTCCAGATCCCCCTGCTTCATATGGGACAACGTCTCCTGCAAGTGGCTAACAGAGGCCTCTAGTAACTGAACAGGAAGGCTGTCCGTATCCATGCGGGATATGGTTTTATTTAATTTGAGGGCAGGTGTAGTGTCTTCGGATGTACGAAGCCGGATTTTAAACGCTTTGGCATTATCATATCCAACCGCCCGCCAGAAGCGGGATACGGTTGCAATACTGACTCCCAGCCTGTCGGCAATCTCCTGTTCCGTCATGAACAGAATATCTTCCGGATTCCGCTCAACAAAATCAGCAATTTTCAGATGGCCTGGCGACAGCTGTTCTTTATGAGTAAACAAATTCATTCCGTATGCACTCCTTTTCTCGCTCTGCACTCAGTATATCAGTTGAGAGAACAAGGAGTGGGTTATGTATGTAATATTTTTTTCATTAATTTTAGATTATGTAATAAAAATTACATTTGATTTACAAATGTCTTCTTTCCCGTTAATACTCTGCCCCTAGACTGTGGCTATGATGATCACCAACTTTCAGGGAGGTATGTATCGATGAAGAAGATGACTGAGCGTTATACGCTGACGTCTTCACAGAAAATGATGGTGTTTGTGCTTTCCATGTCACTGTACGGCTTGTCCAACATGTTCACAGAGCTTATTCCCAAGCTCCAGCTTGGACCGATTGAATTATCTGTTGAGTACTTTGCCTTCATTCCGCTGACACTTTGCATTTTGTTCCACCCCATGATTGTTGCCCTTGGCGCGGCTCTTGGCGAAGTGATCTTCGGAGAGCTGATGCTGGGGCAATTCGGCGGACTGGGCGAGCTGGAGAAATTCATTACCTTTTCCTTCGCCATGTATGTCGCAGGACGTATGGTCAGTGATCCACGCAATCGCAGACAGGTCGGAATCGCAGCCATGACAGGAGTCATCATTCATCAGTTCCTCAGTTCACTGGTGGATATCGGTAAAGTGTGGATTGGTGTAGAGCAGTTGGAAGCCGTGCCTGGTCTTGCGGAAAGTGTTGTTCTGATTGAAGGGGTTGGCTTTTTAAATGACGTGTTGTTCTCAGGCATCCTATTCGCTCTGTTGCCTACGCTGTATCTCGTACCCCTGCTCTATGGCAAAATTGAACCACTCCTCGGCATTAAACCTCGTAATCCAGGGATGAAATATGAAGGCATCGGCTTTTTTCGTCCGAAACTGATCCTGATTGGTGTGCTGCTGCTTGCGCTCGCCTTTGGTGCGGAAT contains these protein-coding regions:
- a CDS encoding ABC transporter ATP-binding protein, producing the protein MAKKTIIRAQNLCKTYNTGSEQYHAIRNVDLDIYEGDFTVIMGNSGSGKSTLLYLMSGLDHVTAGEVYFRDQRIDAYSERKMSDFRIRRIGYIYQSINLVPDLSIKENIALPGYIAGTKKNEVQTRTSQLMNAMDIDGQRNRLPSQTSGGQQQRAAIARALINSPDILFADEPTGSLNYEHGNAVLDILTDINRKGQSVVMVTHDIKAACRADRLIFIRDGKVGGIMEFEKYDEHQIQDRESMVFAFVSGKE
- a CDS encoding ABC transporter permease, with the translated sequence MAAMLKLSLSYLSRSKIQNLFIALLILLSTLLVSTAVIILTNTGNQFKEMHDQANGSHQILTFEKGLNDPNDVHQWWAAQEGIEVSPLLTYRTLSGIALKGTDIPNVYLYMLDTPPPPWDVDELIFSYGTSSAVPEQGTVWIPTSLANAYSISAGDTIGFKTGSSTLDLKVSGIVVDVPYGAPFTNTARVWMNPTDYQTDFDSIAGKDNYMMGIHFDDYSTNPSYWERYVNEKGTPFLETKMEFESISSFYLIINQIIGFIMIFLGIVMLVIALITIGFTISDAILANYKTIGILKSLGLTSNRTICTYVMQYSLLSVVAILPGITLSVVVSKFIINISVSSLQVGNRHIEINGISEAMLVGVSLFSLVILFVILYAKKTRSIEPVQAIRYGMSETDHARMTNRINSPLGNWVGFARLPVTVVIGIRNLIKNTKSSVLMLLLTTMASSVLVLGYVLLTSITGIYQTAAQWGYDNAHIAAVVVNKNTFPQAELKQVLGKDSRIRTVGWQGNITGVVSPESTSEMQGQSTSLYLSVLDGSYQELGFETLKGDNPRQANEVAIGVSVAKTLNKELGDLMELYIEGKKRTFIITGIYQAIANMSVSGRITIDAMRTVNPSYGDFDAIFINLIDPAQADVVAGELNEQFKASASVVTQKTLLDSVYAEAADIFVYPISLIGLLFILATFIIIFSTCRISIRKESRTYGIYKSIGMTSRRIRSSVAMGITILSTIGAVLGTLVGVYVLPMLLETVLSGYGIVYLPLILNWGGIILFAFLSISAAALGSWFSSRVIREASPRMLVIE
- a CDS encoding Ger(x)C family spore germination protein — its product is MSSFRRQFTILLTLLLLLFTSGCWSSKEIEDLSVYVGLGLDVADESKFEKSINQQGGHYPKNNNFTATVQIVPRIGPKQENQKNAGASVGQSFLNERLTGDSLFQIFRQFALRRDRPLIGHHLKVIVVSHELTKKYSLEQLLDFILRDNDIRPSSLVLVSHGTALEALSSKEPGEIPAFYLKGVVANSYRSNKILPPVSLAKLDGKMQSGASFLLQNVLTAEGEHKFSGAEIYKGKTKKWIGSLNQIELEGLSWITGEAQEGAVKSYAPPKGHTVTYEIKSSKSKITPKVQGDNISFHVKIESEGQLMEDWSAPEIPSTDEYIQGLEVQFADTVKEQIHQVMGKMQNTYRVEVAGFGEQLRIKYPKVWTKVKKNWDETFSQIPVTYDVKLNIKDSGSSTD
- a CDS encoding spore germination protein, which produces MNRKQDQLTTVQAAAFIINYMLGAGILTLPRTTVTAAGTPDVWISIILSGLFVMLMGIILVTLCRRFPGKTVFQFTEEITGKWIAYILGVIIIAYFITISAFEIRVMADVTGLYLLEGTPVWAIVMVFMWIGFYLISGGVNSMARLYEIILPITLILFVLAIFLSSNLFEINNLRPVLGEGIMPVIKGLKPTTLAYTGYEIMFVVMAFMRNPEKGKKAMVWGILIPMGIYLITLVMVIGSLSIEGMKTRTWPTLDLMRSFEIEGLVFERFESLLLVIWIMQIFSTSTITHYAASLGCSQLFKKKLLPFMIILLPIIYIIAMLPENANDTFKLGDAVGNVSIYLFGVVPLLLLLLSMIRKKGGKYN
- a CDS encoding spore germination protein yields the protein MWSKILAYLPEWPIWGQAFLLFLIPILYMKGYQWLRSSLKKGTFTNKDQQNQNASIISSSDEETGNYANIRLTGDYAKDLISVKTTFGQNSDVCIREFMIRGTNTPAAVIFVEGLVDHDRLDTHIFTPLMIKGVPDSERNIFEVPRDENEVKAYVKSSLLPVGELQEAETLQQAAQAVLNGKNALFIEGVASALLVGSAKGKSRSLEEPVSEALLRGPRIGFTERLSDNTGILRQFGGNNELFMSKHQVGARVKRDLVIAYIADIANAKLVTEVEKRIQNLDMDIMLESGYVEQLIEDDELSPFQQIQNTERPDRVVSGLLEGRVAILLDGTPFALIVPSTFSMLLQSPEDYYERWIPGTFLRMLRFLAATIALLAPALYISFISFHPGLIPTKLALTIIQTRQGVPFPSVIEALIMETSIEILREAGIRLPKPIGPAMGIVGGLIIGDAAVQAGIVSPFLVIVVAVTAISSFSIPTYSAGITLRILRFVGMFSAATYGLFGVVMFFLLLCSHLVRLKSFGVPYVTPAVPYSLSDWKDFFIRAPLGMMKKRPSMMHPKDPDRKK
- a CDS encoding methyl-accepting chemotaxis protein; this translates as MEKSLAIIRFDMDRQVTYVNEVFAQTMGYTVAEMYGMQHEQFCFDEFAKSPDYNAFWSSIFNGTSFQDKVERKDAKGNPVWLEATYMPVYDELNQNILGVSKIATNITSRQNNITAVVNELKTMSHDLNEHADIGIERSRELMSSITYISEVSAHNRATLSHLQEQARSIQGVVKTIREIASQTQLLALNAAIEAAHAGEYGRGFDVVAKEVRKLSAMVENSINEIRDSVNGITKEITNISGGTQKVEGYVERSQQQIEVALNDFTTIAASAHLLDEKAQHVTKIV
- a CDS encoding MurR/RpiR family transcriptional regulator translates to MNLFTHKEQLSPGHLKIADFVERNPEDILFMTEQEIADRLGVSIATVSRFWRAVGYDNAKAFKIRLRTSEDTTPALKLNKTISRMDTDSLPVQLLEASVSHLQETLSHMKQGDLEHAAAILAEARRVYVYAPGPSAGLAELLSFRLSRFGLTVINLAGGGHEILETLMHMQREDVVLLMCFTRLLPEAEVILDYARDTGSKAVLVTDREDLLYGLATELSFYVSRGELGEFHSMVTPLLLMEQLVLAVGLRQKEQALSKLELLADLRIRYADKLPRG
- a CDS encoding cell division protein FtsQ, whose protein sequence is MKKMTERYTLTSSQKMMVFVLSMSLYGLSNMFTELIPKLQLGPIELSVEYFAFIPLTLCILFHPMIVALGAALGEVIFGELMLGQFGGLGELEKFITFSFAMYVAGRMVSDPRNRRQVGIAAMTGVIIHQFLSSLVDIGKVWIGVEQLEAVPGLAESVVLIEGVGFLNDVLFSGILFALLPTLYLVPLLYGKIEPLLGIKPRNPGMKYEGIGFFRPKLILIGVLLLALAFGAESLSEMDINFAVWETDYADQYGSASIWISIGAAALVAVVTLMIMRAKRSKNKTVPGTENRPYA